Within the Deltaproteobacteria bacterium genome, the region GCGGCCGGCCTTCAGCCCGGAGAGCACCGTGGGCACGACCTCGGGCCAGGGCTCCCCGTCGACGTAGAGCTTCGCGCCCTCGGGCTGCTCGACCTTGAGCTCTCCGGGCGTCGCGGCCGGCCGGATGCGCACGCCGGGGGCGGCCTTCACCGCCGTCGCCGGCGCGCCGCCGTCTTTCGCCGAGGGCTCCGATCCCTCCGGGCCGCTCCCCCGGGTCAGGACGTAGCCGCCCCCCGCGAGCCCGGCCAGGACGAGCAGCCCCACGAAGAGGCCGGCGCGTCCCCGCTTCGGCGCGGGCTCGTCCATGGAGAGGTCGAGCTTGCCGATGCCGTCGAGGCCGGGCGGGGGAGTGGCGCTGGTGGCGCCGAGGTCGATGTCGATCGCCTCGATCGCCTCGCTCGGTCCCGGCACCCCGCCCTGCGAGCCCTCGGGCACCGGGTTGAGGGGGATGACGAAGTTCCCCGTGGAGCTCGGGGTGTTCATCAGCTTGGGGTCGTCCTCGGGGACCACCTCGGCGAGGAAGGTGCCGACCGCGCCGACCTTGCCGTCGAAGGAGCAGGTCTCGAGGTAGGTCCCGATCTCCTGCGCGGCGTCGGCGAGGCGATCGAAGCGCCGGGTGCGGTCCCGGGCGAGCATCCGGTGCACGGTGGCCGAGAGGTCGGCGGGGAAGCCGGGGAGCACCGACTCCAGGGTGGGGATCGGCCGCTGCAGGACCTGCTTGAGGGTCTCGATCTCGGTCGCGGCCTTGAAGAGGCGCTGGCGCGCCAGCATCTCCCAGAAGACGACGCCGAGGGAGAACTGGTCGCTGCGCCCGTCGAGCTCCAGGGTCTGCACCTGCTCCGGCGACATGTAGGGGTACTTCCCCTTGAGGATGCCGGTGGCGGTGCGCGCCATCTTGTTGGTCGCCTTGGCGATGCCGAAGTCCACGACCTTCGTCACCCCGTCGCTGCGCACCATGATGTTCTGGGGGCTGATGTCGCGGTGCACGACGCTCAGCGGCCGGCCCTGGCTGTCGAGGGCGTGGTGCGCGTGGTCGAGGGCGACGCAGGCATCGTGGATGATCCGGGCGGCCACGGCGATGGGCCACTCCACCTGCTCCTTGCGCAGGCGCTTGCTGATCTGGCCGAGGTTCGCGCCCCGGATGTACTCCATGGCGATGAAGTAGGTGCCGCTCCACTTCCCGACCTCGTAGATCGCCACGATGTTGGGGTGGTTGAGGGTGGCGGCGACCCGGGCCTCGTCGAGGAACTGATTGACGAAGTCCTCGTTGTCCGCGAGGTCCGGCAGGAGGCTCTTGAGGATCACCCGGCGGTCGAAGCCGCCGATGCCCGTCTGCCTCGCCAGGAAGACCTCGCCCATGCCGCCCACGGCCAGGCGGCGGAGGATCTCGTACTTCCCGAAGACGAGGTTGGACATGAGGGAGAGGCCGGCGCCCTAGGGCGCGTCCTCCGGCGGTCCCCAGCGGGTGAAGGGGATCATGCCCACCGAGATCAGGCCGACCGCGGCGGCCG harbors:
- a CDS encoding protein kinase → MSNLVFGKYEILRRLAVGGMGEVFLARQTGIGGFDRRVILKSLLPDLADNEDFVNQFLDEARVAATLNHPNIVAIYEVGKWSGTYFIAMEYIRGANLGQISKRLRKEQVEWPIAVAARIIHDACVALDHAHHALDSQGRPLSVVHRDISPQNIMVRSDGVTKVVDFGIAKATNKMARTATGILKGKYPYMSPEQVQTLELDGRSDQFSLGVVFWEMLARQRLFKAATEIETLKQVLQRPIPTLESVLPGFPADLSATVHRMLARDRTRRFDRLADAAQEIGTYLETCSFDGKVGAVGTFLAEVVPEDDPKLMNTPSSTGNFVIPLNPVPEGSQGGVPGPSEAIEAIDIDLGATSATPPPGLDGIGKLDLSMDEPAPKRGRAGLFVGLLVLAGLAGGGYVLTRGSGPEGSEPSAKDGGAPATAVKAAPGVRIRPAATPGELKVEQPEGAKLYVDGEPWPEVVPTVLSGLKAGRHQLRFELPDGRQVEDSVEVAAPAAPKLAVSSQPGGATVKVDGVERGQTPLTVEDLAPGAHELVLALAGHDDHTQEVVLEAGMGSNLSIALKKSPKQGRRGKRRPRDTGAATVSTGGAPPPPPPPPPAVGDGYVTVNTKPWTKVSVNGTPWGTTPLFKRKLPAGKHTMRFVNEGEGIDVTRRIDVRAGQNEKVSFDFAK